The proteins below are encoded in one region of Podarcis raffonei isolate rPodRaf1 chromosome 6, rPodRaf1.pri, whole genome shotgun sequence:
- the LOC128415888 gene encoding von Willebrand factor C domain-containing protein 2-like, producing MPGICPSSSAMPFPLAQLSLALLLTLVPIPGLAGPVTTCDANGSLYYVGEWYFLDSDHCTQCECTAEGPACARTDCTALPPACIHVSHYPSDCCPRCERVGCEHRGQVYELGQHFQPSECEQCTCDLDGIARCLVADCAPPPCVNPVYEKGHCCPTCEDGPNCYVDGSQRRVIPAGESIWVGPCTRCRCHDGQDAGYWEGNRLAKCERLRGCRATGAHHT from the exons ATGCCCGGCATCTGTCCCTCGAGTTCAGCGATGCCCTTTCCGTTGGCACAGCTGAGCTTAGCGCTGCTGCTGACTCTGGTGCCCATCCCAGGACTGGCAGGGCCAGTGACCACGTGCGATGCCAACGGGAGCCTGTACTACGTTGGGGAGTGGTATTTCCTGGACAGTGACCACTGCACCCAGTGCGAGTGCACAGCGGAGGGGCCCGCCTGCGCCCGCACGGACTGCACCGCTTTGCCACCTGCCTGCATTCACGTCAGCCACTACCCCAGCGACTGCTGCCCACGCTGCGAAAGGGTTGGCTGTGAGCACCGTGGACAAGTGTATGAGCTGGGgcagcatttccag CCCTCAGAGTGTGAGCAGTGTACCTGTGACCTAGATGGCATCGCTCGTTGCCTAGTGGCAGACTGTGCCCCTCCGCCCTGTGTCAATCCAGTCTACGAGAAGGGCCACTGCTGCCCCACCTGTGAGGACG GGCCCAACTGCTACGTGGATGGGAGCCAGCGACGCGTAATTCCTGCTGGGGAGAGCATATGGGTGGGGCCCTGCACCCGTTGCCGCTGTCATGATGGCCAGGACGCCGGTTACTGGGAAGGAAACCGCTTAGCTAAATGCGAGCGGCTACGGGGATGCCGGGCTACAGGTGCACATCACACCTGA